From Methylococcus capsulatus:
TTTCGATCTGATCCCCGACGGAACCGCTCCAGTCGAGCTGCGCCTCTATATCCAGGGCAATGGCGACGCCCTCACCGAAACCTGGCTGTACCAGTTTCGGCCGCCGGTCTGATGCCGGTTCGTCAGGCTTGGCGGTCCCGGTATGGCTGCAGTCGTTCCCAAAACGCTTCGACGATGACGTCGGATGCTTCGTCCGGCGGCAGGTCGTCGCGTCCGAGGGCACGCCCGCAGTCGCGTCGCAAGGCGCTGTCCGGCGCCCACAGACCGAAGGTTTTGCGTATGTGGCTGCCGAGGCTGAAGTGCAGAAGGTAAAGCGCGGTCTTGAAGGTCAAGGCCACTTCGGCCTTCTGCTGCTCGTCGAATTCTTCGAGGAGTCTATCGACCGCCTCGGCCACGGTGCGTGGGCGCGATGGCGATGTGCTCTTGGCCATGATCTCAGCTAAGGTTCGTTCCAGCGCGGAGCAAAGGCATTAGTCTCTTCGCATCGAGGGCTTTGGCGCAAGTTTGGCCGTCGATGGCAATGGTTCCGGTAATTTAACTTTATTATCATACCCCGGCGTACGTGAAGTGTCTCGCCAGCGCTGGGGTGGCCCCTTTTTCCGTATCGACGGGGCCTGGCCATGAGGGCGCCCGTCGCGATTTCGGCCGTGCGCTTTTTCGCTCGAATGGACGGTCTTCTTTCCAAAGGACATTTCCGTAAATGGTTCCCGTCCCGGCTAGCGCCTTCCCGCTGCTCCTGCGATGCTTGCTCGCTTGCGTGACAGGGCCGGCCTGGGCATTGGCG
This genomic window contains:
- a CDS encoding DUF6794 domain-containing protein, producing the protein MAKSTSPSRPRTVAEAVDRLLEEFDEQQKAEVALTFKTALYLLHFSLGSHIRKTFGLWAPDSALRRDCGRALGRDDLPPDEASDVIVEAFWERLQPYRDRQA